TAAATCAGTATATGAATTTGTGAATTTTTTCCTCCTAAATTTTTTTAGACATATTTTCATAAGGTGTTCAGAATACAACAGATCGGCTATTTCTGTTTATTGAACGTATGAAATACACAAACTATAATAATAAATATAAATAACCGACACTATGTTGGTTAAAAAATAGGAGGTACAAAAATGAAAAACCAAGTATCAATAGTAGTTGAACATGAATTGAATGACGTAACACCAGAAATGATTGACTGGTGGTGGGATAATATTGATAACTCTGAACGATATAAACTATGGCACCCAGAAGAACATGTTGATTTTAAGTGGCTAGTTGATCCTAAAGTGCATGGGCATGTAGGAGCCATATCAGCTTCAATCGAATCTGCTGGGGATGGACTAGAGTTCCCGCTAAGAATTAGATGGGAAGATCCTAAAGATTGTCCTATAAATACCCATTACAGCCATGTTTTAATGGGTTCATGTTTAGATGATAATGACGATGTAATTTCACAAGTAATACATCAATACGAAAAATCCGAAAACGGTACAGTAATGACTTCTACATTCATTTTCCCGAAAGGATTACCACCATTTATTAATCTAAGTGGTTTATATAAACACAATGTAGAAGAAATGAGTCAGTTCAGTGAATTTTTACCAAATCTTTTTGAAGAAAATTTGTAAGACAACGTAACAGCGTTACTTTTAATAAGTGACTAACTAGAAAATAAATCGGACCGCACCCTTTTAGATAGGACTAAAATGGTGCGGTCTTTTTAATATCAAATCAATCACTTGCCACTTTACTTCTTTTGGGTAATGTACTCTTCCCTTCAAACGAAAATACCTCCGTTTAATTTACATACTTAGTATGCGAATTAAACAGAGGTGTTTTTTATGTACTACTATTCGGGCTCACTTCAAAGAGCAGAGGGGTCTTAAAGATTTTCATTTTGTTGCCCAAGTTCTTTTTGAGCAATGTATAAGTTTCCTTGCTCCACTTGTTTTAGTGTATGAACAGAATCTCCTGCATATCCTTTTTCTGTTTTAACAGTTCTTTTTGAACGATCAGATTCTTGTTTCTTCATATAATAAGCCACCTTTCATTAAAAATAGACGAAAATAATGAGTACGAGTAATACAGCTGCGAAAATGGTAATGCCCATTAAAAAAGAGGTGTTTTTATATTTAGGTGGCTTATGTACATCTTGCCTGTATCCAGGTGAAATTTCAGGTGCGAATTCTTCATCGAATGATTGTTTCTTTTGTTTTTCGTCCATATGTACCCACCTTTCTTTTTCATTATGTTACACGTTACAAGAAAAAATATGCATGAAGAAAACAGCCGCTATAACATTAGCGGCTGTTTTGTGTTGTATATTTTCTTTGTACTTGAAAGAGACGGATAAGTAGGAAGCTTGCACCAAATGCCAGACCGATAATAAGACCGATCCAATAACCTTTTGCGGCCCAGTCAGTATAAGTTGCTAATATGTAACCAAGAGGTAGGCCTATCACCCAATAAGCGATCAATGTCATAATTAAGGCAACATTTACGTCTTTATAACCACGCAACGCTCCTTGTACTGGAGTTGCAATCGCATCTGAAATTTGAAATAAAATCGCGAATATAAGAAATTCTTTTGCTAAATGATGAACTTTTGCATCTGTCGTATAAATAGAAGCAATTGCATCATCAAAGAAATAAAGAAAAATCGAATACAAAAGAGCGAATGCAAGGGCTAACCCAATCCCGATAAATCCATAGTGTTTTGCATTATTGTATCGTTTTGCACCAACTTCAAATCCAACTGCAATCGTCATTGCCATTGCTAAACTGAGCGGAGTCATATATAACAAGGAAGCAAAGTTCATAGCTGCTTGATGTGCTGCAATAGTTGTTGTACTAAAATTACTCATCATAAGTGTTACTGCAGCGAAAATACTCGTTTCAAAAAAGATAGCAAATCCGATAGGGACGCCAAGTTTTAAAAATGTTTTCCAACTTGCAAGAGAAGGGCGGTATAACTGTTTAAAGATATTAAATGATGCGAAAGGCTCTTTCGTCCGAATAATAATGACTGTAATAATTAAAATGCACCAATATGTTGCTGTAGAAGCGATTGCCGCACCGACACCGCCGAGTTTAGGGAAACCGAAGTTCCCAAAAATTAATAAGTAATTTAATACGACGTTAATTGGTAATGATA
This genomic interval from Bacillus cereus contains the following:
- a CDS encoding DAPG hydrolase family protein — translated: MKNQVSIVVEHELNDVTPEMIDWWWDNIDNSERYKLWHPEEHVDFKWLVDPKVHGHVGAISASIESAGDGLEFPLRIRWEDPKDCPINTHYSHVLMGSCLDDNDDVISQVIHQYEKSENGTVMTSTFIFPKGLPPFINLSGLYKHNVEEMSQFSEFLPNLFEENL
- a CDS encoding MATE family efflux transporter; protein product: MKETTSFSQKLKQFVLLFFPIFVTQMSLFAMSFFDTTMSGHASPTDLAGVAIGTSIWLPVSTGLTGILMATTPIVAQLIGSKKKEDVPHVVIQAVYLAICASFVVIFIGFFVVSPILNGMHLEEPVERIAAQFLSIIAIGIIPLFTYTVLRGFIDALGKTRTTMIITLLSLPINVVLNYLLIFGNFGFPKLGGVGAAIASTATYWCILIITVIIIRTKEPFASFNIFKQLYRPSLASWKTFLKLGVPIGFAIFFETSIFAAVTLMMSNFSTTTIAAHQAAMNFASLLYMTPLSLAMAMTIAVGFEVGAKRYNNAKHYGFIGIGLALAFALLYSIFLYFFDDAIASIYTTDAKVHHLAKEFLIFAILFQISDAIATPVQGALRGYKDVNVALIMTLIAYWVIGLPLGYILATYTDWAAKGYWIGLIIGLAFGASFLLIRLFQVQRKYTTQNSR